A single region of the Saprospiraceae bacterium genome encodes:
- a CDS encoding histidine kinase, whose amino-acid sequence MPRHKIRLWMSIWMSLLSVLVVTVLSIFFYRAFQTALDERVLLQLTSVKRLKKVQIEAHLKRIWEAFQADSIDRNTTKIIHTVQLDTLSLVYGLDTDEPVSGIYDLTPYHDTGALSLLLIRPIDTANYAIQVHPGEAIQSILLERTGMGESGESYLVGEDYHLRSLSRFFPQQAPFSLIAETEGVKRALAAKDGTGIFPDYRGVMVYSSYQPIKFQNLHWVILSEMDVEEVQAPLFKLKRQLIVIVIFVLFLAILTSYFMARAFSKPILRMKTYLNDMAAGNYDLAIDQGKGPKELGELFSALAALKASIKGAITFSQQIGHMELSAAFEPLGKNDKLGHSLLKMREQLIGYHQLQEQNNLANKKSFLNGQEKERSRLAKELHDGLGPLLTSLKLSIQSTDLPPEQKTPLKQLIDEMILEVRRMTYDLMPPALLDFGVGKAIVHLIELIRKTSNLDVFYANSMKEEDRESLDIETHINLFRIIQELFNNTLKHAQASHVRLSLTQFEDKVALYYEDDGRGFKLETVEYGYGLNNIKERVKVFNGYLSIHSNQSGTQVEVEIPIRNE is encoded by the coding sequence ATGCCGCGTCACAAGATCAGACTATGGATGTCCATTTGGATGAGCTTGTTATCCGTACTAGTTGTTACGGTCTTGTCCATTTTCTTTTATCGTGCATTTCAAACTGCATTGGATGAACGTGTTTTGCTGCAATTGACATCCGTAAAAAGATTAAAAAAAGTGCAAATTGAGGCGCATTTAAAGCGTATTTGGGAAGCTTTTCAAGCGGATTCCATTGACCGAAATACCACCAAAATCATCCATACTGTTCAGCTAGATACGCTGAGCCTTGTCTATGGATTGGATACCGACGAACCGGTTTCTGGCATATATGACCTGACGCCATACCATGATACCGGGGCATTATCGTTGTTACTCATCCGGCCAATTGATACCGCCAACTATGCCATACAAGTGCATCCGGGGGAGGCCATCCAAAGTATCTTATTGGAACGGACGGGGATGGGAGAAAGCGGCGAAAGCTATCTGGTCGGTGAGGACTATCATTTGAGGTCCCTCTCCAGGTTTTTTCCTCAGCAAGCCCCGTTTAGCTTAATAGCAGAAACAGAAGGTGTAAAACGAGCGCTTGCAGCTAAGGATGGAACCGGTATATTTCCCGATTATCGGGGGGTTATGGTTTATAGTTCGTATCAACCTATAAAATTTCAAAACCTGCATTGGGTTATTTTATCCGAAATGGATGTAGAAGAGGTACAGGCCCCGCTCTTTAAATTAAAACGGCAACTTATTGTCATTGTAATCTTTGTCCTTTTCCTTGCTATTTTGACTTCTTACTTCATGGCCAGGGCTTTTTCCAAACCGATCTTACGGATGAAAACCTACCTGAATGACATGGCTGCAGGCAATTATGACCTTGCTATTGACCAAGGAAAAGGGCCTAAAGAACTGGGGGAGTTATTTTCGGCACTTGCAGCGCTCAAAGCGTCGATAAAAGGTGCCATCACTTTCTCGCAACAAATTGGTCATATGGAACTTAGTGCCGCCTTTGAGCCACTAGGTAAAAATGATAAACTAGGGCATTCTTTGCTAAAAATGCGGGAACAATTGATTGGCTACCATCAATTGCAAGAGCAAAATAACCTCGCCAACAAAAAGTCCTTCTTAAATGGGCAAGAAAAGGAAAGAAGCCGTTTGGCAAAAGAACTGCATGATGGGTTGGGGCCGCTGCTGACCAGTTTAAAGCTATCCATTCAGTCTACCGATTTACCTCCTGAGCAAAAAACGCCCTTGAAACAGCTCATTGATGAAATGATATTGGAAGTTAGAAGAATGACTTATGATCTGATGCCCCCGGCTCTGCTTGATTTTGGCGTAGGTAAAGCCATCGTCCATTTGATAGAATTGATCAGAAAAACCAGTAATTTGGATGTGTTTTACGCCAATTCCATGAAAGAGGAAGACCGGGAAAGCCTGGATATTGAAACGCACATCAATTTATTCAGGATCATTCAAGAATTATTTAATAACACGCTTAAGCATGCACAGGCAAGCCATGTTCGACTATCACTTACCCAGTTTGAAGATAAAGTGGCTTTGTATTACGAGGATGACGGAAGAGGCTTTAAACTCGAAACGGTTGAGTATGGTTATGGATTGAACAACATAAAAGAACGTGTTAAGGTATTCAATGGATACCTTTCCATTCATTCTAATCAAAGCGGTACGCAGGTTGAAGTAGAAATTCCTATAAGAAATGAGTAA
- a CDS encoding Gfo/Idh/MocA family oxidoreductase: protein MKRRNFIKASTLSAMAGYSIIPSTVLGKSHGHIAPSDKVNLACCGIGHRGGSITQSLHETGLANIVALCDVDMGGEHTQEVLKMFPDVPRFKDFREMFDKMGDKIEAVSVGTPDFSHFPITMLAMSLGIHVYVEKPMARTFNEVELMMQGAKKYGVATQMGNQGHSEANYFQFKTWVDAGIIKNVTAVTAHMNSRRRWHSWDPKMQHFPPAEPIPATMDWDTWLMTASHHDYNKDYHHGQWRCWYDFGMGALGDWGAHTMDTAHEFLNLGLPYEIDPEYIEDHNPFFFPMSTTLSFKFPKRGDMPPVEMKWYDGLNNRPPLPEGYGVSALDPNIPPPSNGEIKESRLNPGKIIYSKDLTFKGGSHGSTLEIIPAEAAADMAKSLPEVPKSPSNHFANFLLACKGEEKCRSSFEIAGPLSQVFCLGVLAQRLNTKLIFDRETKRITNHPLADLLLVGAPPRKGWEAFYQL from the coding sequence ATGAAACGAAGAAACTTTATAAAAGCAAGTACCCTTTCTGCTATGGCAGGTTATAGCATAATACCCTCCACCGTGTTGGGTAAATCACATGGCCATATTGCGCCAAGTGACAAGGTTAACCTGGCTTGTTGCGGAATTGGTCATCGAGGGGGATCCATCACCCAATCATTACATGAAACAGGTTTAGCCAATATCGTGGCATTATGTGATGTGGATATGGGTGGTGAACATACCCAGGAAGTATTGAAAATGTTCCCTGATGTACCTCGCTTTAAGGACTTCCGGGAGATGTTTGATAAGATGGGAGACAAAATTGAAGCGGTGAGTGTAGGAACGCCGGACTTTTCGCATTTCCCTATAACGATGCTTGCCATGTCGTTGGGTATTCATGTGTACGTCGAGAAGCCTATGGCCCGCACCTTTAATGAAGTCGAGTTGATGATGCAGGGTGCTAAGAAGTATGGCGTTGCTACACAGATGGGTAATCAAGGGCATTCTGAAGCCAATTATTTTCAATTCAAAACTTGGGTCGATGCGGGAATTATAAAAAATGTAACGGCAGTTACGGCCCACATGAACAGTAGAAGAAGGTGGCATTCCTGGGATCCTAAAATGCAGCATTTCCCTCCTGCGGAGCCCATACCTGCTACCATGGATTGGGACACCTGGCTCATGACGGCGAGTCACCACGATTACAATAAGGATTATCACCACGGGCAGTGGCGTTGCTGGTATGATTTTGGGATGGGTGCTTTGGGCGATTGGGGGGCACATACGATGGATACCGCACATGAGTTTCTCAACCTGGGCTTGCCGTATGAGATCGACCCAGAATACATTGAGGACCATAACCCGTTCTTCTTCCCTATGTCCACTACTTTATCGTTTAAATTCCCCAAACGAGGCGATATGCCCCCGGTTGAAATGAAATGGTACGATGGCCTGAATAATAGACCGCCGCTTCCTGAAGGGTATGGCGTTTCTGCGCTCGACCCCAATATCCCGCCTCCAAGTAACGGCGAGATCAAGGAATCTAGGTTGAATCCAGGTAAAATCATTTACAGTAAGGATTTAACCTTTAAAGGAGGTTCTCATGGAAGTACCCTTGAGATCATTCCGGCTGAAGCTGCAGCGGATATGGCCAAAAGCCTTCCTGAGGTACCTAAAAGTCCATCCAACCACTTTGCCAACTTTCTATTGGCATGTAAGGGGGAGGAAAAATGCCGCTCTTCCTTTGAGATTGCTGGACCACTTAGCCAGGTATTTTGCCTTGGCGTTTTAGCACAGCGGCTCAATACTAAATTGATCTTTGATCGAGAGACCAAACGCATAACCAATCATCCATTAGCCGATTTACTGCTTGTTGGCGCGCCTCCTCGCAAGGGGTGGGAAGCGTTTTATCAATTATAA
- a CDS encoding ATP-binding protein — MKTTLEQLKSYLEKLALNQGQQDQLSSFIHALDQEVKRQEFMLRRTFKDKEITTNLLNQTIDDLKRQKHYIEENNQALSEHKKRIEDINTQLIQQKILLERQSAELEDHLHQLKIAYKELEQFSYIASHDLRSPLRTITSYAQLLQHRFEGKLNKEGDEFLQFVVDGAKQMSHVLEDLLEYAQAGGRTRQLVNTDIKKVVELIRFNLKAEIEQTQTLIEVGDLPEVQVLRSSMLQVLQNLVANAIKFKSETPPRIQINCIREKEYWHFSVADNGIGLDERFQEKIFEPFQRLNTVEAKGTGMGLAICKKLVNLHYGTIWYHSQPHQGTVFHFTIAAHEK; from the coding sequence TTTATCCATGCTTTAGACCAGGAAGTTAAACGGCAAGAGTTCATGCTGCGGCGCACCTTCAAAGACAAAGAAATTACTACCAACCTCTTGAATCAAACCATTGATGACCTAAAGCGCCAAAAACATTATATAGAAGAAAACAACCAGGCACTCTCTGAACATAAAAAGCGCATCGAGGATATTAACACCCAATTGATCCAGCAGAAAATACTGCTTGAAAGGCAATCAGCCGAGCTGGAAGACCACCTTCACCAATTGAAAATTGCTTACAAAGAGCTCGAACAATTTTCCTATATCGCTTCGCATGATTTACGTAGCCCTTTGCGGACCATTACTAGTTATGCCCAGTTACTTCAACATCGCTTTGAGGGTAAGTTGAATAAAGAAGGAGATGAATTCCTGCAATTTGTTGTCGATGGCGCCAAACAAATGAGCCATGTCCTCGAAGACCTCCTGGAATATGCCCAGGCAGGTGGCCGGACCCGGCAGTTGGTTAACACCGATATTAAAAAAGTGGTGGAACTGATACGCTTTAACCTCAAAGCCGAAATCGAACAAACCCAGACGTTGATTGAAGTGGGAGACCTCCCCGAGGTTCAGGTCTTACGGTCTAGCATGTTACAAGTCCTACAGAACCTCGTCGCCAATGCCATCAAGTTCAAATCTGAAACGCCCCCTCGCATCCAGATCAATTGCATTCGTGAAAAAGAATATTGGCACTTTTCTGTTGCCGACAACGGCATTGGTTTAGATGAACGTTTCCAAGAAAAGATATTCGAACCCTTTCAACGATTAAATACAGTTGAAGCAAAAGGGACAGGCATGGGGCTCGCCATCTGCAAAAAACTGGTGAACCTCCACTACGGAACGATATGGTATCATTCCCAACCCCATCAAGGCACTGTTTTCCATTTTACTATTGCTGCCCACGAAAAGTAA
- a CDS encoding response regulator transcription factor has translation MSKIKIVIVDDHQLFRDGLAGLLSKQVDFELLASLADGEALLKFLADKNLPDVVLLDLTMPGMGGFEVLKKLKKHYKKLKTIVISMHDDGVYIVKCAKAGAYGYLLKNADEEELTFAIHKVYRGERYYNAEISARMFQNLSLQDSIPEKLTKREKEVLAYLAEGLTTKEIAETMFISTRTVETHRANMLKKLDAKNTAELIKRATQLHLIA, from the coding sequence ATGAGTAAAATAAAAATAGTCATAGTCGATGATCACCAGTTGTTTAGAGATGGCCTGGCCGGGTTGTTGTCCAAGCAGGTAGATTTTGAGCTATTGGCAAGTTTGGCGGATGGTGAGGCGCTTTTGAAATTCTTAGCGGATAAGAATTTACCGGATGTTGTTTTGCTGGATCTGACCATGCCGGGGATGGGTGGTTTTGAAGTATTGAAAAAACTAAAAAAGCACTATAAAAAACTAAAGACGATTGTCATTTCTATGCACGACGATGGCGTTTATATCGTTAAGTGTGCAAAAGCAGGGGCCTATGGGTATTTGCTTAAAAACGCGGATGAGGAAGAATTAACGTTCGCCATTCACAAAGTGTATCGGGGAGAACGTTATTACAATGCTGAAATTTCCGCTCGAATGTTCCAAAATTTATCCTTGCAAGACAGTATTCCGGAGAAATTGACCAAACGGGAAAAAGAAGTACTTGCCTATCTTGCTGAAGGCCTGACCACTAAGGAAATTGCGGAAACAATGTTTATTAGCACCCGTACCGTTGAGACACATCGTGCTAATATGTTGAAAAAACTGGATGCTAAAAATACCGCAGAATTGATCAAACGAGCCACTCAGCTTCATCTGATTGCTTGA